A stretch of Blautia liquoris DNA encodes these proteins:
- a CDS encoding glycosyl hydrolase family 95 catalytic domain-containing protein has protein sequence MGHQICFWNVENGWSNALPLGNGKMGASVYYRDHALHAALNHYDCYYQVLERYADPRYPDKCDLSAQVQNLSGKMTFEDVKAVVDEERQNPDYEFFHYTKTLQKSQNAQPLGGRPLYQGTSGPQGGEIVIGFSEKVRTDHSLLALNIEEGTIDFSAGEGRNQVTAHLYLSKTRDGMVFELHQSCAGLWKNGNVTRQRARGQSRYHYQDICENNAVTMLCEFHPEKEAEDARPFIQETTLYVPDVNPDLESFFLIASIAPGKGTARHRAEDLWKNITSDRNAHRIAWKSFWKSSITLPDYYLETLWYLYVYLLECCSGKGSVHSEQACGLSGLWDIRKPCMWGSMWYWDVNIQTAFYGTFSSNHMELAKVFCDGFLSYEPDIKKFAEEFYGEEGWALDYPHPLYHCIQPWCALFLWKYYTYTKDETFLRDKVYPTFCEILDFYVKTGRLDEHKIRHIDYDICPEQGPVTRDSVITTAALKQLTKDAIQAVKILKRPKEEVLDFERLLSEIPEYALTRDGSRWKDSLMVQDDIFLRHPSVLMAVFPADEIHQKSPDALRELADCTIRYAAENTEEGTFGFEWIAAASARMGEGESAVRILYEKGLDLMLHSNGLGYEESERFINYCHLTKPANYLPAMCEFSGGVTAVIGEMLLQELDGVIYVFPAIPDGNDSYAEHNTQYAAADDLIHTDYGPWRDCEFENLLAPGAFEVSAQMRNKKVTWIQIYAKRDGRMSLYLPAELSKTSSRYESGQGLVYTCDMKQDETLVFGSRSESLEKDGLQNQTEFSKVQVHRASITHRRIFLGENKDTAFYKAVDSFVCPYDFAGTLRYPMTPYIFDFTEENEKDYSEVYDIQILQAQRSVLLAGGPRTVGTTAYSEDLGYGFYSDLEGAISIRKRMKPDVLRRDFAEGEVPVIFGVELPAGKYDLLIISGDEKEASFTELAVKEAGVRAQGRRLDAGRYQYQILPIMHNFDGVLKISINTKQNMKWKLNSIFINKIFMV, from the coding sequence TTGGGACATCAGATTTGTTTTTGGAATGTAGAGAATGGATGGTCGAATGCTCTTCCACTCGGCAATGGGAAGATGGGTGCGTCGGTCTATTATAGAGATCACGCTCTGCATGCAGCTTTGAATCATTATGACTGTTACTATCAGGTGTTGGAGCGTTATGCCGATCCCAGATATCCGGATAAATGTGATCTGTCCGCTCAGGTGCAAAACCTGTCAGGCAAGATGACATTTGAGGATGTAAAGGCAGTGGTGGATGAAGAAAGACAGAATCCAGACTATGAGTTCTTTCATTATACCAAAACCTTGCAAAAGTCTCAGAACGCTCAGCCTTTGGGGGGAAGACCTCTTTATCAGGGTACAAGTGGTCCGCAGGGTGGAGAGATCGTGATTGGATTCTCCGAAAAGGTCAGGACCGATCACTCACTGCTCGCTTTGAACATCGAGGAAGGAACCATTGATTTTTCGGCAGGAGAAGGAAGAAATCAAGTCACTGCTCATCTGTATTTGTCAAAAACACGGGATGGTATGGTGTTCGAACTTCATCAAAGCTGCGCTGGACTTTGGAAGAATGGAAATGTCACGAGACAGAGAGCACGCGGTCAGAGCCGTTATCATTATCAGGATATCTGTGAAAATAATGCTGTTACAATGCTCTGTGAATTTCACCCGGAAAAAGAAGCTGAAGATGCCAGACCCTTTATACAGGAAACCACATTGTATGTACCAGACGTAAACCCGGATTTGGAGTCCTTTTTCCTTATCGCTTCGATTGCTCCGGGGAAAGGAACTGCACGTCATCGGGCAGAAGACCTTTGGAAAAACATAACCTCGGACAGGAATGCACACCGCATAGCCTGGAAATCTTTCTGGAAATCAAGTATTACGCTTCCGGACTATTATCTGGAGACACTCTGGTACCTCTACGTGTACCTGCTTGAGTGCTGCAGCGGCAAAGGCAGTGTTCACAGTGAGCAGGCCTGCGGTCTGAGCGGTTTGTGGGACATCAGAAAACCATGCATGTGGGGAAGTATGTGGTACTGGGACGTGAATATTCAAACGGCGTTTTACGGTACATTTTCCTCGAATCATATGGAACTTGCAAAAGTTTTTTGTGACGGTTTTTTGTCATATGAACCGGACATCAAAAAGTTTGCAGAGGAATTCTATGGAGAGGAAGGTTGGGCACTTGACTACCCCCATCCTCTCTATCACTGCATTCAGCCCTGGTGTGCGCTGTTTCTGTGGAAATACTATACTTATACGAAAGATGAGACCTTTTTAAGAGATAAGGTTTACCCGACATTTTGTGAAATTCTGGACTTTTATGTAAAGACAGGGCGGCTGGATGAACACAAAATCCGGCACATTGATTACGATATCTGCCCGGAGCAAGGACCAGTAACGAGAGACAGTGTGATCACAACAGCCGCTTTGAAACAGCTGACAAAGGATGCAATACAAGCCGTAAAAATACTGAAACGTCCAAAAGAGGAAGTGCTTGATTTTGAGCGTTTATTAAGTGAGATACCAGAGTATGCACTGACAAGAGACGGCAGCAGATGGAAGGATTCGTTGATGGTGCAGGATGATATATTTTTGCGCCATCCGTCGGTACTGATGGCAGTTTTCCCAGCAGATGAGATTCATCAAAAGAGTCCGGATGCTTTAAGAGAACTTGCAGATTGCACGATCCGATATGCTGCGGAAAATACGGAAGAGGGAACTTTCGGATTTGAGTGGATTGCCGCTGCATCTGCGAGAATGGGAGAAGGAGAAAGTGCAGTTCGTATCTTGTATGAAAAGGGGCTGGATCTGATGCTACATTCGAACGGTTTGGGATATGAAGAATCCGAACGTTTCATCAATTACTGCCATTTGACGAAGCCTGCGAACTACCTCCCGGCGATGTGTGAATTCTCCGGAGGAGTGACGGCGGTGATAGGTGAGATGCTTCTGCAGGAACTGGACGGTGTCATCTATGTATTTCCTGCGATTCCCGATGGGAATGACAGCTATGCCGAACATAACACACAATATGCGGCGGCGGATGATCTGATCCACACAGATTACGGACCTTGGAGGGACTGCGAATTCGAGAATTTGCTGGCACCTGGTGCTTTCGAGGTATCAGCCCAGATGAGAAATAAAAAAGTCACATGGATTCAGATATACGCCAAAAGGGATGGACGAATGTCTCTTTATCTGCCGGCGGAGCTTTCTAAAACCAGCTCAAGATATGAAAGTGGGCAGGGTTTGGTATACACGTGTGACATGAAACAAGATGAGACTTTAGTGTTTGGCTCACGGTCAGAATCTTTGGAGAAAGATGGCTTACAAAATCAGACTGAGTTTTCAAAAGTGCAGGTACACCGTGCTTCCATTACACATCGGAGAATTTTTCTGGGGGAGAATAAAGACACTGCATTCTATAAGGCGGTGGATTCTTTTGTCTGCCCCTATGATTTTGCCGGGACCTTGAGGTATCCTATGACGCCCTATATCTTTGATTTTACAGAAGAAAACGAGAAAGATTACAGTGAAGTATATGATATACAGATTTTGCAGGCCCAGCGTTCGGTACTTCTTGCCGGCGGACCGAGGACTGTTGGAACTACAGCGTATTCGGAGGATTTAGGTTATGGATTTTACAGTGATCTGGAGGGTGCAATATCTATTCGAAAAAGAATGAAACCAGATGTACTTCGGCGTGATTTCGCTGAGGGTGAGGTCCCTGTGATATTTGGAGTGGAACTTCCGGCAGGCAAGTACGACCTGCTGATCATCTCTGGGGATGAAAAGGAGGCTTCATTTACCGAGCTTGCCGTAAAAGAGGCAGGAGTTCGGGCACAAGGGCGAAGGCTGGATGCAGGAAGATACCAGTATCAGATCCTGCCCATTATGCATAATTTTGACGGAGTTCTAAAGATTTCTATCAACACAAAACAAAATATGAAATGGAAACTAAATTCTATCTTTATTAATAAAATATTTATGGTATGA
- a CDS encoding heparinase II/III family protein, with the protein MEKNTQPKWVQDTCRIFGLDHLERIVSYSRKNWPEDVAHVMRVADAACENSFLFDFPWDMEQTNQPMIFEDKIDWSFIPRGDREFLWQFNRHRFLLCLAEAYQMTKDEKYAKNYVRLLADWIDHAKPGENIGLGPWRTLETGIRPETWLRTVPLVLESDMVDAIFLQKVYDCLKKHQNRLLTNFDDHKYISNWGVLESEGLFLLSLVLPDSKEVLQTALTRLCKAAAIQVLPDGMQWEQSPMYHNEVYHGYLAVLFYGRRAGILMPDIICKTVENMAYVNYKWMKPDHTQFAQGDSDTTDLRDQISAGALILKDEMLKSGGYENLDFDNIWLFGDDGRCIYETLGAQEPDFLSLELPFGGNYYFRSGWDENANLLHFHCGDTGGGHGHADKLHFDLVICGEDLLVDSGRYTYVDGSERFRFKEAGAHNVTLVDGRGFAPCDTSWIYQKLCTCVKQEFYDGSLAGYVEGSHLGYWEDSVIVNKKIIWIKPDIYIICDNYLSHGSHLYENHLHFSGHGTVEDLAGDLHFTGDEMEAYVQFVTPQTGEIRHTWQSFHYNEKHQNQTYVGTVQTNDSFHQITVINGSKKGKTSKVQVKNINLRLSGYERDLDRSQAEGLQIISGQKEYVLFLCHQEVMTPTDILCWENCRGYGKTVLFDRSMEKDEIIAGEILSW; encoded by the coding sequence ATGGAAAAAAATACACAGCCCAAATGGGTACAAGATACCTGTCGGATCTTCGGACTGGATCACTTGGAGAGAATTGTATCATACAGTAGGAAAAACTGGCCGGAAGATGTCGCACATGTCATGAGAGTTGCCGATGCTGCCTGTGAAAATAGTTTTTTGTTTGATTTTCCCTGGGATATGGAGCAGACGAATCAGCCGATGATCTTTGAAGATAAGATTGACTGGAGTTTCATTCCAAGAGGAGACCGGGAGTTTCTCTGGCAGTTTAACCGTCATCGATTTCTGCTGTGTCTTGCAGAGGCTTATCAGATGACAAAGGACGAAAAGTATGCCAAAAACTATGTTCGTCTGCTCGCCGACTGGATCGATCATGCAAAACCGGGTGAGAATATAGGCCTTGGACCATGGCGAACGCTGGAGACGGGAATTCGACCGGAAACCTGGCTCCGCACAGTACCGCTGGTTTTGGAAAGTGATATGGTCGATGCTATATTCCTCCAAAAGGTGTATGACTGTCTGAAAAAGCATCAGAACAGACTGCTTACAAATTTTGACGATCACAAATATATCAGTAACTGGGGAGTACTTGAAAGCGAGGGACTTTTTCTGCTGTCTCTTGTTCTGCCGGATTCTAAAGAAGTACTGCAGACGGCTCTTACACGCCTTTGTAAAGCTGCAGCTATTCAGGTCCTGCCGGATGGGATGCAGTGGGAGCAGTCTCCGATGTATCATAATGAAGTTTATCATGGCTATCTTGCGGTACTTTTCTATGGACGACGCGCCGGTATTTTGATGCCGGACATCATCTGCAAGACGGTAGAGAACATGGCATATGTCAATTATAAGTGGATGAAACCGGATCACACGCAGTTCGCCCAGGGCGACAGCGATACAACTGATCTGAGGGATCAGATCAGCGCCGGTGCCCTGATCTTAAAAGATGAGATGCTAAAATCCGGCGGTTATGAGAACCTTGATTTTGATAATATCTGGCTGTTCGGCGATGACGGACGTTGTATTTATGAAACGTTGGGTGCACAGGAACCTGACTTTTTGTCACTGGAACTTCCCTTTGGAGGAAACTATTATTTTCGGAGTGGGTGGGATGAGAACGCAAATCTACTTCATTTTCACTGTGGAGATACCGGCGGAGGACATGGACATGCAGACAAACTGCATTTTGATCTCGTGATTTGCGGAGAAGATCTGTTGGTCGATTCCGGAAGATATACCTATGTGGACGGATCGGAGCGTTTTCGATTCAAAGAAGCTGGAGCTCACAATGTCACCCTCGTGGATGGCAGGGGATTTGCACCATGTGATACTTCGTGGATTTATCAAAAACTATGTACCTGTGTGAAACAGGAATTTTATGATGGCAGTCTGGCCGGATATGTAGAGGGAAGTCATCTGGGATACTGGGAAGATAGTGTGATTGTAAACAAGAAGATTATCTGGATCAAACCAGACATCTATATAATCTGCGATAATTATCTGAGCCATGGCAGTCATCTTTACGAGAACCATCTTCACTTCAGCGGCCATGGAACAGTAGAAGATTTGGCAGGGGATCTTCATTTCACCGGAGATGAGATGGAGGCTTATGTTCAGTTTGTCACGCCGCAGACAGGAGAGATCCGCCACACATGGCAGTCTTTTCATTATAACGAAAAGCATCAAAACCAGACATATGTGGGGACAGTCCAGACGAATGATTCCTTTCACCAAATCACAGTAATTAATGGCAGTAAAAAGGGAAAGACCTCGAAAGTTCAGGTGAAAAATATCAATCTCAGGCTTTCCGGATATGAGAGGGATCTGGATCGGAGTCAGGCCGAAGGTCTTCAGATTATCTCTGGACAGAAAGAATACGTTCTTTTTCTCTGTCACCAGGAAGTGATGACACCCACGGATATCCTTTGCTGGGAAAACTGCAGGGGATATGGAAAAACAGTTCTCTTTGACCGCAGCATGGAAAAAGATGAGATTATCGCAGGGGAGATCCTTTCCTGGTAG
- a CDS encoding carbohydrate ABC transporter permease has protein sequence MNKKRNYKKGLRQVPKYIPLVIWLGFTIAMIGWIFMASLSTTSEIYSDSILSSGFHLENYINVMKKHKLGIYFMNSLIYCIVGCVGIVLISAPAAYALSRIKFKGKHIVNNIFVIGMSIPQVMLVMPLFKMATSMNLIGSRWTLMILYIAVNVPFGVFFLSGFFISLPKALEEAAEIDGCTPSEAFWKIMFPLAQPGIMTLTIFNFINIWNEYFMALIFANKTELRTVSTGLQAIVQSMKYSGDWAGLFAGVIIVFLPTFLLYIFLSNKIIAGVTGGAVKG, from the coding sequence ATGAATAAGAAGAGAAATTACAAAAAAGGACTCCGTCAGGTGCCAAAGTACATTCCTCTTGTGATCTGGCTTGGATTTACGATTGCCATGATTGGATGGATTTTTATGGCATCCTTGTCCACCACAAGCGAGATCTACAGTGACAGCATTCTCTCAAGTGGTTTTCATCTTGAAAATTATATCAACGTCATGAAAAAGCACAAATTGGGCATTTACTTTATGAACAGTCTGATCTACTGCATTGTGGGTTGTGTGGGAATTGTATTGATTTCGGCACCGGCGGCATATGCACTTTCCAGAATTAAGTTCAAAGGAAAACATATCGTCAATAACATCTTCGTGATTGGCATGTCAATTCCACAGGTGATGCTTGTTATGCCTTTATTCAAGATGGCGACATCGATGAATCTGATTGGATCCAGATGGACACTAATGATTCTCTATATTGCCGTAAATGTACCGTTTGGCGTGTTTTTTCTTTCGGGATTTTTTATCTCGCTTCCGAAAGCTCTTGAAGAGGCTGCCGAGATTGATGGCTGTACTCCTTCCGAAGCATTCTGGAAAATCATGTTCCCGTTGGCACAGCCGGGAATCATGACACTTACGATTTTTAACTTTATTAACATATGGAATGAATATTTTATGGCATTGATCTTTGCAAATAAGACAGAGCTTCGGACTGTTTCGACCGGTCTTCAGGCAATCGTACAGTCTATGAAATATTCCGGTGACTGGGCTGGGTTATTTGCTGGTGTTATCATTGTATTCCTTCCTACATTTCTTCTATACATCTTCCTGTCGAATAAGATTATTGCAGGTGTGACAGGCGGAGCCGTGAAAGGGTGA
- a CDS encoding carbohydrate ABC transporter permease — protein sequence MKKKNWFLIRFLAPAVICMVVIFLYPSVRTLLMSFFKVSFITDNMSSWEFVGLSNYKELLTSPLFRQSMVNFVKIWLIGGVIVLSLAMLFSVIITSGIKGKNFWRAAIYLPHIISSVALVTMWLQYVYNNQYGMMKKMFEALHWQKMADFQWTSPEHLFLAMMIAYIYAGVGFYMLIMVAGIDGISQDYYEAAKIEGAGAWRQFTDITVPLLKDIIKRCIVLYSAAAAAFFVYSTLFSFNTENATVTPMVYMYEVVFGNSAGSVELNVGAGATAGVIIMVIVLLLNTVLDKVIRTEEAE from the coding sequence ATGAAGAAAAAGAACTGGTTTCTCATCCGTTTTCTGGCACCGGCCGTTATCTGTATGGTTGTGATTTTCTTATATCCCAGTGTCAGAACGCTGCTTATGAGCTTTTTTAAAGTGTCTTTTATCACAGATAATATGAGCAGCTGGGAGTTTGTCGGACTTTCTAACTATAAGGAATTGCTCACGAGTCCTCTGTTTCGTCAGTCCATGGTCAATTTTGTGAAGATCTGGCTGATTGGAGGCGTTATTGTATTAAGTCTGGCCATGTTGTTCTCTGTTATCATCACATCAGGAATTAAGGGAAAGAACTTCTGGCGAGCCGCAATCTATCTTCCACATATCATCAGTTCTGTCGCGTTGGTTACGATGTGGCTGCAGTATGTCTATAACAATCAGTATGGGATGATGAAGAAGATGTTTGAAGCACTTCACTGGCAGAAGATGGCCGACTTTCAGTGGACATCGCCGGAGCATCTGTTTCTTGCGATGATGATTGCTTATATCTATGCCGGCGTCGGGTTTTACATGTTGATCATGGTTGCCGGAATCGATGGGATTTCACAAGATTACTATGAAGCAGCAAAAATCGAAGGTGCCGGGGCATGGAGACAGTTTACGGATATCACCGTTCCGCTTTTAAAGGACATCATCAAGCGCTGTATCGTGCTTTACTCTGCGGCGGCTGCGGCATTTTTTGTATATTCAACGTTGTTTTCCTTTAATACGGAAAATGCGACGGTTACCCCGATGGTTTATATGTATGAGGTGGTATTTGGCAATTCGGCCGGTTCCGTGGAATTGAATGTCGGAGCGGGTGCGACGGCGGGTGTGATCATCATGGTGATTGTCTTGCTTTTAAATACCGTCCTTGACAAGGTCATTCGCACGGAAGAGGCAGAGTAG
- a CDS encoding ABC transporter substrate-binding protein, whose product MKNYSKVLAATLAVSMGLGMIGCGSGSDSKEDSAKGGSASSSSASAKSDSKSKSGDDLSGKLVYWSMWNDTEPQGEVWQEIKDGFEKEHPNVDIEIQWCGRDNKKILKPALEGGETIDVFEYPIEIDLKDYILDMTPYVDKTYQATDGKKLSEVVLPNLLTTPKSMLDVDYQPAVGYKPWMSLFMYSQAAFDKAEIKEEPKTWEELDEACAKLKEAGYSPLTFDDAYASWLPGMYLDREKGQDWIRELVQDKTGEMWKDDAVVKMAKAYEDFAKKGYFDKSVSGNKYPAGQMDVGNGKVAMYYNLTGLTTEVKDVTGDDFVWGGFSFPDVEEGQNKFEKEDPAGCTMLAVNKDTKDPDLAMEFIAYALDQENDQKMVEHAGTTPATAGTEWPKSLENMKDVFTSNETPLKYGADIASNADLAPTIQENFTKLAAGDITADQFVENMAAAAKK is encoded by the coding sequence ATGAAAAATTACAGTAAGGTTCTGGCGGCTACGCTGGCGGTATCGATGGGACTGGGCATGATCGGATGTGGATCCGGATCAGACAGCAAAGAAGACAGTGCAAAAGGAGGTTCAGCATCATCATCTTCGGCATCTGCCAAATCAGACAGTAAGTCCAAAAGTGGAGATGATCTCAGTGGAAAATTGGTTTATTGGTCTATGTGGAATGACACTGAGCCGCAAGGTGAAGTTTGGCAGGAGATCAAAGACGGTTTTGAAAAAGAACATCCCAATGTGGATATTGAGATTCAGTGGTGCGGACGAGATAATAAGAAGATCTTAAAACCAGCACTGGAAGGCGGAGAGACGATTGATGTATTCGAATATCCGATTGAGATTGATTTGAAAGATTATATTCTCGACATGACGCCATATGTCGACAAAACATATCAGGCAACAGATGGGAAGAAGCTTTCCGAGGTGGTTTTGCCAAATCTTCTGACGACACCGAAGTCAATGCTTGATGTAGACTATCAGCCGGCTGTCGGATATAAACCGTGGATGTCACTTTTTATGTACAGTCAGGCTGCATTCGACAAGGCAGAAATCAAGGAAGAGCCAAAGACCTGGGAAGAGCTGGATGAGGCATGTGCAAAGCTGAAGGAGGCAGGATATTCACCACTCACTTTTGATGATGCCTATGCGTCATGGCTTCCGGGCATGTATCTCGACAGAGAAAAGGGACAAGACTGGATCCGCGAACTGGTACAGGATAAGACCGGTGAGATGTGGAAAGATGATGCGGTTGTCAAGATGGCTAAAGCATATGAGGATTTCGCGAAAAAAGGTTACTTTGACAAGAGTGTAAGCGGAAATAAATATCCTGCCGGCCAGATGGATGTCGGAAACGGTAAAGTGGCTATGTATTATAATCTGACAGGTCTTACAACGGAAGTAAAGGATGTCACCGGAGATGATTTCGTATGGGGCGGATTTTCTTTCCCGGATGTTGAAGAGGGACAGAATAAATTTGAAAAAGAGGATCCGGCAGGCTGCACAATGCTGGCAGTGAATAAGGACACGAAAGATCCGGATCTTGCTATGGAATTCATCGCCTATGCACTCGATCAGGAAAACGACCAGAAGATGGTAGAACATGCCGGAACAACACCTGCAACGGCTGGGACCGAGTGGCCAAAGAGTCTGGAGAACATGAAAGATGTATTCACGTCTAATGAAACTCCGTTAAAATATGGTGCTGATATTGCATCAAATGCTGATCTGGCTCCTACGATTCAGGAGAACTTTACAAAACTTGCAGCCGGAGATATCACGGCTGACCAGTTCGTGGAAAATATGGCAGCGGCTGCAAAGAAATAA
- a CDS encoding ABC transporter substrate-binding protein, which yields MKRLRYLYIMTAVIAAAVLGAGGCGTDRSNVKKEGVTLSFMMPQSHYRDFFQNEIRRFEKENPDYHIDVLRIPDNQWIDVTKAKAATGELTDLVRIDRGLMEEIGAKRFVEMTEKEKWYDRVLPEQLDNKKIDGKLYGLPIGGTSSVGLVYNRDIFRKLNLKVPSNLDEFRMACRQIKDGGYTPFYVSDKDSWTTAFGFSTTVSQTMTDDTYQKLVKGQMKWNNEEYRSVLEEFAAVRKEGFTNPDYTQATYNGAVDALAASKTAMYLSGQFCIHDAQTLNPKVNLAMTPAPYNGDVLTIKAGMGLFAVSAESSHIKEAKKFLDWFSKPDNMNEFNIGWNHTPVFKDQNMEMSDWQQNLYDNYIVPKKTALEINERLNGIDMTGFWADQQKLYTGQMSAREILDRWDQSFESQLSLHEQH from the coding sequence ATGAAAAGGTTAAGATATTTATATATTATGACGGCTGTAATAGCAGCCGCAGTATTGGGTGCAGGAGGATGTGGCACAGACAGGTCAAACGTGAAGAAAGAAGGGGTTACGCTGTCATTTATGATGCCGCAATCTCATTATCGTGATTTTTTTCAGAATGAGATCCGGCGTTTTGAGAAGGAAAATCCGGACTATCACATTGATGTCTTGCGTATTCCGGACAATCAGTGGATTGATGTGACGAAAGCGAAAGCGGCAACCGGCGAGCTGACAGATTTGGTGCGTATCGACAGAGGACTGATGGAAGAGATTGGAGCAAAGCGTTTTGTGGAAATGACCGAGAAGGAAAAGTGGTATGACCGTGTCCTCCCGGAACAGTTGGATAATAAGAAGATAGACGGGAAACTTTATGGTCTCCCCATTGGCGGCACGAGCAGCGTGGGTCTGGTCTATAACCGTGATATTTTCCGGAAGCTGAACCTGAAGGTTCCCAGCAATCTGGATGAGTTTCGAATGGCCTGCAGGCAAATAAAAGATGGCGGCTATACGCCTTTTTATGTATCAGACAAGGATTCCTGGACGACGGCATTTGGATTCTCTACCACAGTTTCACAGACAATGACAGATGATACCTATCAAAAACTTGTAAAGGGTCAGATGAAATGGAATAACGAGGAATACAGGTCGGTTCTGGAGGAGTTTGCGGCAGTGAGAAAGGAGGGTTTTACGAATCCGGACTATACACAGGCAACTTACAATGGAGCGGTGGATGCCCTTGCAGCTTCAAAGACTGCAATGTACTTGTCCGGCCAGTTCTGTATTCATGATGCACAGACATTGAATCCGAAAGTGAATCTTGCGATGACACCTGCACCCTATAACGGGGATGTACTTACAATTAAAGCAGGGATGGGTCTGTTTGCTGTCTCTGCAGAATCTTCACATATCAAAGAGGCAAAAAAATTCCTTGACTGGTTTTCGAAACCAGATAATATGAATGAGTTCAACATCGGGTGGAATCACACTCCGGTGTTCAAAGATCAAAATATGGAGATGTCTGACTGGCAGCAAAATCTGTATGATAACTATATAGTTCCGAAGAAAACAGCTCTGGAGATTAACGAACGGCTGAACGGCATCGATATGACAGGTTTCTGGGCAGATCAGCAGAAACTTTACACCGGTCAGATGAGTGCCAGGGAAATTCTCGATCGGTGGGATCAGTCCTTTGAAAGCCAGCTTTCTCTTCATGAACAGCATTGA